The Streptomyces liliiviolaceus sequence AAGTCGGCGGACTACACGATGAAGCTGCAGACGACCTGCGGCGCGATAGACATCGACATGCCGGCCTCGAAGGCCCCGCACACCGTGAACTCGTTCAGCTTCCTCACGGGCAAGGGCTACCTGGACCACACCAAGTGCCACCGTCTGACGACGAACGGCATCTACGTGCTCCAGTGCGGCGACCCGCAGGGCACCGGCATGGGCGGCCCCGGCTACACCATTCCCGACGAGAACCTCAAGGACAAGCGCCTCAAGGGCGATGTGTACCCGGCGGGCACGGTGGCGATGGCCAACCAGTACAACGCGCAGACGAAGGAAGGCCGCGACAGCGGCGGCAGCCAGTTCTTCCTCGTCTACCAGGACAGTCAGTTGCCGGCCAACTACACACCGTTCGGCACGATTTCCGAATCGGGCATGAAGGTGCTGAAGAAAATCGCGGCCGCCGGCGAGAGCACTGGCCAGGGCGACGGCACACCCAACGCGACCGTCGTGATCGACAAGGCGACCGTGACGAAATCCTGACCGCAGGCAGCGAAATTTCGGTCGCGCGGGATGCGGACAGCCGCCCCGCCGGTCGCCTATGTTGGCCGTGACGAAACTGTGGACGATGCCCGGGGGCAAAGCAGCCCCACGCAGGCATCATGTGGAGGAGGCGCTGTGAGCAGCGACCCGTGGGGCCGCGTCGACGAGACGGGCACCGTGTACGTGCGTACCACCGACGGCGAGCAGGTAGTCGGTTCCTGGCAGGCCGGTACTCCCGACGAGGCACTGGCCTACTTCGAGCGCAAGTACGAGGGACTGGTCGTGGAGATCGGCCTTCTCGAACGACGGGTGAAGACCACCGACCTGTCCTCGAAGGACGCCCAGGTCGCCATCGCCCACATCCGCGAACAGGTGGACGCCCACCACGCGGTCGGGGATCTGGACGCGCTGAAGGTCCGGCTGGACAAGCTCGTCGAGACGGTCGACGCCCGTCGTGAGGAGCGCAAGGCGCAGCGGGCGAAGCAGTCCGACGAGGCCCGGCACTCCAAGGAGGCGCTGGTCGTCGAGGCGGAGGAGCTGGCCCAGTCCGACCAGTGGCGGGCCGCCGGTGAGCGGCTGCGGGCGCTCGTGGACACCTGGAAGGGCCTGCCGAGGCTCGACCGGAAGTCCGACGACGAGCTGTGGCACCGCTTCTCGCACGCGCGCTCGGCGTTCTCCAAGCGGCGCAAGGCGCACTTCGCGTCGCTGGACGCGCAGCGCGAGGAGGCCCGCAAGACCAAGGAGAAGCTGGTCGCGGAGGCCGAGTCGCTCTCGGCCTCGGCCGACTGGGGTCCGACGGCGGCCCGTTACCGCGAGCTGATGGCGGACTGGAAGGCCGCGGGCCGTGCCCAGCGCGAGCACGAGGACGACCTGTGGAACCGCTTCCGCGGCGCCCAGGACGTGTTCTTCGCGGCGCGCAGCTCGGTGTTCGCCGAGCGGGACGCGGAGCAGACGGAGAACCTGAAGCTCAAGGAGGAGCTGGCCGAGGAGGCCGAGAAGCTCGTCCCGGTGCAGGATCTGAAGGCGGCCAGGGCCGCTTTCCGCTCGATCAACGAGCGCTGGGAGGCCATCGGCCATGTGCCGCGGGACGCCCGGCCGAAGGTCGAGGGACGGATGCACGCGGTGGAGCGGGCGCTCCAAGAGTCCGAGGAGACCGAGTGGCGCCGGACGAACCCAGAGGCACGCGCGCGTGCGGAGGGTCTGACCGGGCAGCTGCAGGCCGCTGTGGACAAGCTCCAGGGGCAGATCGAGACGGCTCGCTCCGCGGGGAACGGGGCCAAGGCCGACAAGCTCCAGCGGGAGCTCGACGGGCGGCAGGCGCTGCTTGATCAGGCCCTGAAGGGTCTGCACGAGTTCGGCGGATAGCTCCGCCAGGGCGCTCCGCCAGGGCGCTCCGCTGGGCGGCCCGTTTTTGACTGCGGGTGCGTCGTGGCTGGTCGCGCAGTTCCCCGCGCCCCTCGAAGGAGGGCTGCGCCCTCTTCGCGACACAGGAGGGGCTCCCGTACGGTCCGTACGGGAGCCCCTCCTTCGTGTTCTGCTGCTAGGCCTCCGACGGGCGGCGGGCCGATGTCACGCGGTAGACGTCGTACACGCCCTCCACTCCCCTGACCGCCTTCAGGACGTGGCCCAGGTGTTTGGGGTCGCCCATCTCGAAGGTGAAGCGGGAGGTGGCCACCCGGTCGCGGGACGTCTGGACGGCCGCGGACAGGATGTTGACGTGCTGGTCGGACAGGACGCGTGTGACGTCCGACAGAAGCCGTGAGCGGTCCAGCGCCTCGACCTGGATGGCGACCAGGAAGACCGAGGACTGGGTGGGGGCCCACTCGACTTCGAGGATGCGCTCGGGCTCACGGGACAGGGAGTCGACGTTGACGCAGTCGGTGCGGTGGACCGACACCCCGCTGCCGCGCGTCACGAAGCCCATGATCGGGTCGCCGGGAACGGGCGTGCAACAGCGGGCCAGCTTGACCCACACGTCGTCGACGCCCTTGACGACGACACCCGGGTCGGCGTTCGAGCGGCGCTTGCGGCCGCGGCCGCGCGCGGGCGGGACGCTCTCGTCGATCTCCTCGGTGGCGGCCTCCTCGCCGCCGAGCGCCTGCACGAGCTTCTGCACGACACCCTGCGCGGCCACATGGCCCTCGCCGATGGCCGCGTACAGGGACGAGATGTCGGGGTAGCGCATCTCGTGCGCGAGCGTGACCAGCGAGTCGCCGGTGAGGATGCGCTGGATCGGCAGGTTCTGCTTGCGCATGGCCCGCGCGATGGCGTCCTTGCCCTGCTCGATCGCCTCGTCGCGGCGCTCCTTGGAGAACCAGGCGCGGATCTTGTTGCGGGCGCGGGGCGACTTGACGAAGCCCAGCCAGTCCCGGGACGGTCCGGCGCCGGCCGCCTTGGAGGTGAAGACCTCCACCAGGTCGCCGTTGTCGAGGGTCGACTCCAGCGGGACGAGGCGTCCGTTGACGCGTGCTCCTATGGTGCGGTGACCCACCTCCGTATGCACCGCGTAGGAGAAGTCCACGGGGGTCGCGCCGGCCGGCAGCGCTATCACGTCGCCCTTCGGCGTGAAGACGAAGACCTCGTTGCGTGAGAGGTCGAAGCGCAGGGACTCCAGGAACTCGCCCGGGTCCTCGGTCTCCTTCTGCCAGTCGAGGAGCTGGCGCAGCCACGCCATGTCGTTGAGGTGGTCGTCCTTGCCGGTGGTCCGCGGCTGGTCGGAGCGCACCTTGGAGGCACCGGCGACGGCCTCCTGCTTGTACTTCCAGTGGGCGGCGATGCCGTACTCGGCGCGGCGGTGCATGTCGAACGTACGGATCTGGAGTTCGACCGGCTTGCCGTTGGGCCCGATGACCGTCGTGTGCAGCGACTGGTACATGTTGAACTTGGGCATCGCGATGTAGTCCTTGAACCGCCCCGGAACCGGGTTCCAGCGGGCGTGGACGGTGCCCAGCGCCGCGTAGCAGTCGCGGACGGTGTCGACGAGGACGCGGATGCCCACCAGGTCGTAGATCTCCGCGAAGTCACGGCCGCGGACGATCATCTTCTGGTAGACGCTGTAGTAGTGCTTCGGGCGGCCGGTGACGGTCGCCTTGATGCGGGCCGCGCGCAGGTCGGACTGGACCTCGTCGGTCACTATGGCGAGGTATTCGTCCCTCTTGGGGGCGCGCTCGGCGACCAGGCGCACGATCTCGTCGTACATCTTGGGGTAGAGGATCGCGAAGGCGAGGTCCTCCAGCTCCCACTTGATGGTGTTCATGCCCAGGCGGTGGGCGAGCGGCGCGTAGATCTCCAGGGTCTCGCGCGCCTTCTTCTCCTGCTTCTCGCGCTTGAGGTACCGCATGGTGCGCATGTTGTGCAGGCGGTCGGCGAGCTTGATGACCAGGACGCGGGGGTCCTTGGCCATGGCGACGACCATCTTGCGGACGGTCTCGGCCTGCGCGGCCTCGCCGAACTTGACCTTGTCGAGCTTGGTGACGCCGTCGACGAGCAGGGCGACCTGGTCGCCGAAGTCCTTGCGGAGGGTGTCGAGGCCGTACTCGGTGTCCTCGACCGTGTCGTGCAGCAGGCCCGCCATCAGCGTCGCCGGGTCCATGCCCAGCTCGGCGAGGATCGTCGTCACCGCGAGCGGGTGCGTGATGTACGGGTCGCCGCTCTTGCGCTTCTGGCCGCGGTGCCAGCGCTCGGCGACCTGGTAGGCGCGCTCGACCTGGCGCAGGGTGGCCGTCTCGATCTTCGGGTCGTTGCTGCGCACGATCCGCAGCAACGGCTCCAGCACCGGGTTGTACGGGTTCGAGCGCTGGACGCCGAGACGGGCGAGCCGGGCCCGTACACGGTTCGAGGAGCCGCCGGAGCGCGCGGGCTGGCCGGCGGCGGGCCGCGCGGCGGACGCGGGACGGGCCGCGGGCGTGGAGGCCTGCCGCTCGGGAGCAGCCGGCTCGGGGCGTGGCTGATCCGCCGCCTTGGCCGGGGCCGACCCGTTCTTCGCGGGTGCGGGCGCGGCGGGCTTGCCCGCGGGCGCCGCGGGCTGCTCGGGCTTGGCGGCCGGTGATACCCCCGGGCGTTCGGCCCTGGGGGCGAGTGGCTGGGCCTCGTCTGGCAAGAGGGCTCCTCGTGCGCGATCCGGGTCCCCGGTCAGGCTCCGGAAACCCCATGGTAGCGATCCTGGGCCGGGGTCTCGCCTTCGGCCGGTGGGACGGCCTTCCACGGGAGAAACACGAGAGGCGGGTCCCGGATTCCTCCGGGACCCGCCTGCACGGTGTCCTGCGGGGTTCTGAGCGGTGTCGGACGGGTGGCCGCCCGGTTGTGCGGGCGGCCGGTCCTCCGGTCGCTCAGACCGTGAGCAGCGCCTCCAGCGGGGCGCCGTCCAGAGCGGGCTCCAGACGGGCGCGGCCGCTCAGGAAGCCCAGCTCCATGAGAACGGCGACCCCGGCGACCTCGGCGCCCGCCCTGCGGATCAGCTGGAGCGAGGCCTCGGCGGTGCCACCGGTGGCAAGGACGTCGTCGACGACCATCACGCGGTCGCCCGGCGCTAGGTCCTCGGCGTGCACCTCGATCTCGGCGGAGCCGTACTCCAGCTCGTACGACTGGCTGAGGGTCGCTCCGGGGAGCTTGCCCGCCTTGCGTACGGGGATGAAGCCCAGGCCGGCGCGGACCGCGACGGGGGCGCCCAGGATGAAGCCGCGGGCCTCCAGGCCGACGATCTTCGTGGCGCCGTTGCGGACGCTGATCCCGGCCAGGGCCTCGGTGAGCGCCGTGAACGCCGCCGGGTCCGCCAGAAGCGGGGTGATGTCCTTGAACATCACGCCCGGCTCCGGGTAGTCCGGCACGTCACGGATGCGGCTGAGCAGCAGTTCCTCGATGCCGGTCATCGGCGCTTGCCCGAAGGACGGCCGCGGCCCCTGCTCCGGGACGACGGCTGGGCGCGCTGGGCACGGGGTCCGACGACCGCGGGGGTCGCGTCGTCGTCCGGCTCCTCGTCGTCGTACGAGCGCTCGACGACCGGGGCCTCCAGGGACTCGCCCTTCGCCGCGGCGGCGGCCCGCTTGGCCAGGACGCGCTTCCTCAGTGCCTTTATCTGCGGCTCGCGCTCCTTGAGGTCGGCGACGAGCGGCGTGGCGATGAAGATCGAGGAGTACGCGCCGGCGGCGAGGCCGACGAACAGCGACAGCGAGATGTCGTTGAGCATGCCCGCGCCGAGGACACCGCCGCCGATGAACAGCAGGCCCGCCACCGGGAGCAGCGCGACGACCGTGGTGTTGATGGAACGCACCAGGGTGCCGTTGATCGAGCGGTCGGCGATCTCGCTGTAGGTGTAGCGGGTCTGTTTGGTGATGTCCTTCGTCTGTTCCTTGAGGCTGTCGAAGACCACCACCGTGTCGTACAGCGAGTAACCGAGGATCGTGAGCAGACCGATCACGGTGCCCGGGGTGACCTCGAACCCGACGAGCGCGTAGACGCCGACCGTGATGGTGATGTCGTGGATCAGCGCCACGAGCGCGGCGGCGGCCATCCGCCACTCGAAGGCGATCGCCAGATAGATCACCACCAGGACCATGAAGATCGCCAGGCCCTGCCAGGCCTTGTTGGCGATCTGATCACCCCAGCTGGGGCCGACCAGATCGGCGTTGATCTTCTCCGGGTCGACCTTCAGGTCCTTGGAGAGGTCCTTCTTGATCTGGTCGGACTTGCCGGTGTCGACACCGGCGACCTGGATGCGCAGTCCGCCGTTGCCGAGCTTCTGGACGATCGCGTCGTGGCCCGAGGCCTCTTCCGCGTACGTCTCGGCCTGGCTCACCGAGACGCTGGTGCGCTCGGTGGTGAAGACGGCGCCGCCCTGGAACTCGATGCCCATGTTCAGGCCGCGCACCGCGAGGCCCAGGATCGCCGTGATGGTGATCAGGATCGAGACGCCGTACCAGATCTTGCGCTTGCCGACGAAGTCGTAGCCGATCTCACCGCGGTGGAGCCGGGCGCCGAGGGTGCCGAGTTTCGACATCTCACGCCTCCTTCGTGTCGACGGGGGCGGACGCACGACGGGTGCGGCGCAGCGGCGGCTGCACGCCCAGTCGCTTCGGGTCGAGGCCGGACCAGCTGTGGCCCTCCGCGAAGAACTTCCTGCGGGCCAGAAGCGTCATCAGCGGCTTGGTGAAGAAGAAGACGACGACCACGTCGAGCAGGGTGGTGAGCCCCAGGGTGAAGGCGAAGCCCTGGACCTTGCCGACGGTGACGACGAAGAGCACGGCGGCGGCGAGGAACGACACGAAGTCGGAGACCAGGATGGTGCGCCGGGCACGCGGCCAGGCACGCTCGACCGCCGGGCGCATCCTCCGGCCTTCGCGGATCTCGTCACGGATGCGTTCGAAGAACACGATGAACGAGTCCGCGGTGATGCCGATGGCCACGATGGCGCCGCAGACCGCCGGCAGGTTCAGCGCGAACCCGATCGTCGGGCCGAGCAGCGACATGATCACGTACGTCATGACCGCGGAGACCAGCAGCGAGGCGATGGCGATCATCGACAGGCCGCGGTAGTAGACCACCAGGTAGATGATGACCAGGGCCAGGCCGATGGCGCCGGCGATCAGACCGGCCTCCAGCTGCTCGCCGCCGAGCGCGGCGGTGACGGTGGTGACGCTCGCCTCGGTGAAGGTGAGCGGCAGCGCGCCGTACGACAGCATGTTGGCGAGGTCCTGGGCCTCCTGCTGGTCGAAGCTGCCGGAGATCTCCGCGGTGCCGCCGGTCAGCGCCTGGCTGACGTACGGGTCGGAGACGACCTCACCGTCGAGGACGATGGCGAACTGGTTCTGCGGGGACTGGTTCTGCGCCAGCTTGCCCGTGATGCTCGCGAACTTCTTGCCGCCCTTGCCGGTGAAGTCCATGGTGACTTTCCAGCCCGCGGCACCCTGGGTGTCGAACACGGCCGAGGCCTTGTCGACGTCCGTGCCCTCGACCTCGGCCGGGCCGAGGATGTACTTCTGCCACTGGCCCTGCGAGTTCTGGCCGCAGGCCACGGTCGGGTCGCCGGCCTTGACGCCGTCACCGGCCTTGGCGCGGACCGTCTTCTTGCTGCAGTCCAGCTTCGTGTACTCCGCCTGGAGCTTCGCGGTCGCCGGGTCGGTGCTCGCGGACGCCGAGGGGCTGGCAGCGGCGGACTCGCTGCCCGTGCTGCTCCCCGAGGGAGTGGGGTCGGCCTTCAGCGCGTCGGTGACCGCCCGGCCCTGCGAGGTGGCGGAGGCGGAGGGCGACGAGGAGGAGGTGGCCTTCTCGCTCTCCTTCGCCGAGGCGGAAGGGCTCGCGGAGGAACTGCCGGACGCGCTCGGGGACGGGGTCGCGGCGTCGGCGCCGGTGACCTCGGTGACCAGCACGGGACGGAAGTAGAGCTTGGCGGTGGTGCCGACCTGCTCCCGGGCCTGCTCGGAGTTCGTACCCTTGGGGATGTTGACGATGATGTTGCTGTCGCCCTGGGTCTGCACCTCCGCTTCGCTGACGCCCAGACCGTTGACACGGCGGTTCATGATGTCGACCGCGGTGTCCATGTTGGTCTTGTTGATCGCGTTCTTCTGACCGGGCTCGTTCTTCGCCTGGAGCGTGATGCTCGTACCGCCGGCGAGGTCGATGCCCAGTCGCGGTGTCGTGTGCCCGGAGGCGAACATGCCGCCGGTGAGCGCCACGATGGCGATCAGGATCAGGGCCAAGGTGCGTCCCGGCCTGCCCTGGGTGCCCTGTCGGCCCTTCTTGGGTGCTGCCACCTTCTCGTTCTCCCTCTTCGTCCGCCCGGTCTCTCGGTACCTTCGCGGACGGGCATCAAATGGTGGGGGTTCCGCGCGAAGCCGGACGTCCGGGGACCGCGGCGCGCGAGCGGCGCACTCCGCGGTCCCCGGTCGTGGCTACTTCGTGTCGGACTCGCCGTCGGACTTCTTGAGCTCTGCGGCGTCGGTCTTCTTCGGCTCCGCGGCGGCGGACTCGTCGGCGGGCTCGACGACGGACTCGGCGGTCGGCTCGGCGACGGGCTCGTCGGCCGCGTCCTTCTTGCCGAGGTCGATGTGCTTGTCGTCGGAGACGTCGGCGGACTCGTCCGTCTCGGTGAGGGAGGAGGCGTCGTCCGGCACGACCGACTCGTCGGACTTCAGGTCGTGCTCGATGCCGTGGACGATGCGGTTGTACTCGTCGTCGCCGAGGACCGCGCCGATGGCGTTCTTCGCGAAGAGCAGGTCGACGCCCGGGCCTGCGTCAAGGAGGACCGTCTCCTCGTTGACCTCCTTGACGGTCGCGTACATGCCACCGATCGTGCGGACGCCGGTGCCGGGCTGCATCTCGTTGCGCATCTGCGCAGCCGCATTCTGCTTCTTCTTGGCCGACCGGGTCATCAGGAACATGGCCCCGATGAGCACGATGAACGGGAGGAGGGTCACGAGACTCACGGGACGGAACTTCCTTCATTCGACCGCGATGGTGAGCGGCCTGCTGGATGGGGGTATGTACGCCGTCTACAAGGGCGGCATCGGCGGAGTCTAAGCGAGTCCGCCGTCAAGGAACAACGCTCAGCATGGCACCGGGGTTCCTGACCTCGCGAGCCCCCTCGCCGTCACGCCCCGAACAGGTCCCCTTGTCCGTTTCCACCGGTTGACGACCGGGGCGGCGTGAGGCCCAGGTGAGCCCACGCGGCCGGGGTGGCGACGCGTCCGCGGGGCGTCCGGGCCAGCAGCCCCTCCCGTACGAGGAAGGGCTCGGCCACCTCTTCGACGGTCTCCCGCTCCTCCCCCACGGCCACGGCGAGGGTGGAGAGGCCGACGGGCCCGCCGCCGAAGAGCTTGAGGAGGGCTTCGAGGACGCCCCGGTCGAGGCGGTCGAGGCCGCGGCTGTCCACTTCGTACACCGCGAGGGCGGCGCCGGAGATGGCCTGGTCGATGACGCCGTCGGCCTTGACCTGGGCGTAGTCGCGGACCCGGCGCAGCAGGCGGTTGGCGATACGCGGCGTGCCCCGGGAGCGGCCGGCGATCTCGGCGGCCCCGTCCGTGTCGATCTCCACGTCGAGCAGATGTGCGGAGCGGTGGATGACCCGCTCCAGCTCGGCGGGCTCGTAGAACTCCATGTGGGCGGTGAAGCCGAAGCGGTCGCGCAGCGGGGGCGGCAGCAGGCCCGCGCGCGTGGTGGCGCCGACGAGCGTGAAGGGCGGCAGTTCGAGGGGGATGGCGGTGGCGCCGGGGCCCTTGCCGACGATGACGTCGACGCGGAAGTCCTCCATCGCCATGTAGAGCATCTCCTCGGCGGGCCGCGACATGCGGTGGATCTCGTCGAGGAAGAGGACCTCGCCCTCCTGGAGGGAGGAGAGGATCGCCGCGAGGTCGCCCGCGTGCTGGATGGCGGGGCCGCTGGTGATGCGGATCGGGGCCTCCATCTCGGCGGCGATGATCATCGAGAGGGTGGTCTTGCCCAGGCCGGGGGCGCCGGAGAGCAGCACGTGGTCGGCGGTGGCGCCCCGCGCGCGTGCGGCGCGCAGGACGAGGTCGAGCTGCTCGCGGACCTTCTCCTGGCCGATGAACTCACCGAGGTCCTTGGGCCGCAGGGCGGCCTCGACGGCCTGCTCCTCACGGTCCCCGGCCGCACCGACGAGCCGCTCGCCGCTACCGTCGTCGGTCGTCTCGTCCCAGTTCATTCGGCGTGCCTCGCGGTGTAGTGGATCAGGTCGTACGGACGTGGGGCGCCCCGGAGGGGCGCGGGGAACTGCGCGACCGGCCACGACGGCGCCGCAGCTTCATGACGACCGCTCCCCGGCAGGGCTCAGCGTGCCCGGTTCAGGGTCTGCAAGGCAGCCTTCAGGAGCTGCCCGACCTGAGGCGCGCCCTCGGCGGCCTCCGCCTGCGGCGCGACCGCGGACACCGCTTCATCGGCCTCCCGGGTCGCGTACCCCAGCCCGATCAGCGCGGCGTGCAACTGCTCCCGCCACCCCGCGGCGACGGGCCGACCGATCGCCGCGCCCCCCGTGCCGAGCGGCTCACCGAGGCGGTCCTTCAGTTCGAGCAGCAGCTTCTGGGCGCCCTTCTTGCCGATGCCCGGGACGGCGGTGAGCGCCTTCTCGTCCCCGGTGGACACGGCGCGGCGCAGGGCGTCCGGGCTGTGCACGGCGAGCATCGCCTGGGCCAGCCGCGGCCCCACCCCGCTGGCGGTCTGCAGCAGCACGAAGGTCTGGCGCTCGTCGTCGTCCGCGAAGCCGTACAGCGTGAGCGAGTCCTCGCGGACGACCAGGGAGGTGGCGAGCCGGGCCTCCTGGCCCATCCGCAGTCCGGAGAGGGTGTCGGGGGTGCACTGGACGGCGATGCCGATACCGCCCACCTCGACCACCGCGGAGTCGGGGGCGAGGGCGGCGACCTTGCCGCTGACGAAGGCGATCATCGGGTGACCTTCCGGGTGGAGAGCTGGGCCCGGCGGTGCGCGGCCTGTGCCTGCTGGAGGCGGTTCACTGCCGGGGCACGCCAGATGTGACAGATGGCGAGGGCGAGGGCGTCGGCGGCGTCGGCGGGCTTGGGGGGCGCGTCGAGCCGCAGCAGCCGGGTGACCATGGCTCCGACCTGGGCCTTGTCGGCGCGGCCGTTGCCGGTGACGGCGGCCTTGACCTCGCTGGGGGTGTGCAGGGCGACGGGGATGCCGCGCCGGGCCGCGCAGAGCATCGCGACCGCGCTGGCCTGGGCCGTGCCCATCACCGTACGGACGTTGTGCTGGCTGAACACCCGCTCCACGGCGACGTATTCGGGGCGGTGGTCGTCGAGCCACTGCTCGATGCCCTGCTCGATGGCGACGAGGCGCTGCCCCAACTCCGCGTCGGAGGGGGTGCGGACGACTCCGACGCCGATCATGGTGAGCGGCCGGCCCGCCACGCCCTCGACGACCCCGACACCGCACCGGGTCAATCCGGGGTCAACGCCCAGTACCCGCACCCGGCCCCCTCCTTCGACTCGTCGGCCCCACCCGGCCACCACCGGGGAGCTGCCCCCGATTCGTGCAGGTTATCGGGTGCCACCGACAACGCCCGCCAGCGACGCCCGACAAGGGGACGGCCGACAACGGGACGGGCCGACGGGGTGTGTCCCGTCGGCCCGTTGAGCCCGTACCGTCCGCGGCGCGACGACGCGCAGCGTGCGGTGTGCGGCGCGCGGTGCTACGCGTCGACCTTCTCCATGACCTCGTCGCTCACGTCGAAGTTGGCGAAGACGTTCTGCACGTCGTCGCTGTCCTCAAGGGCGTCGATGAGCTTGAAGATCTTCCGGGCGCCCTCCTCGTCCAGTTCGACCTGCATGGTCGGGACGAAGTTGGCGTCGGCGGAGTCGTAGTCGATGCCGGCCTCCTGGAGCGCGGTGCGCACCGCGACCAGGTCGGTGGCCTCGGAGAGGACCTCGAAGGTGTCACCGAGGTCGTTGACCTCCTCGGCACCCGCGTCGAGCACGGCACCCAGGACGTCGTCCTCGGACAGTTCGCCCTTGGGGACGATGACGACGCCCTTGCGGTTGAAGAGGTACGAGACGGAACCC is a genomic window containing:
- a CDS encoding peptidylprolyl isomerase; amino-acid sequence: MVTQEQRRRQLAREKFLRQQQRRTSARRKAHARNAVIASVLGVIVVGSVVSYATGVFKKDDDDKSNAAAEATPSASPSKAPDPCDKAAAGKVKSLTYKKEPAITIDKSADYTMKLQTTCGAIDIDMPASKAPHTVNSFSFLTGKGYLDHTKCHRLTTNGIYVLQCGDPQGTGMGGPGYTIPDENLKDKRLKGDVYPAGTVAMANQYNAQTKEGRDSGGSQFFLVYQDSQLPANYTPFGTISESGMKVLKKIAAAGESTGQGDGTPNATVVIDKATVTKS
- a CDS encoding DUF349 domain-containing protein, translating into MSSDPWGRVDETGTVYVRTTDGEQVVGSWQAGTPDEALAYFERKYEGLVVEIGLLERRVKTTDLSSKDAQVAIAHIREQVDAHHAVGDLDALKVRLDKLVETVDARREERKAQRAKQSDEARHSKEALVVEAEELAQSDQWRAAGERLRALVDTWKGLPRLDRKSDDELWHRFSHARSAFSKRRKAHFASLDAQREEARKTKEKLVAEAESLSASADWGPTAARYRELMADWKAAGRAQREHEDDLWNRFRGAQDVFFAARSSVFAERDAEQTENLKLKEELAEEAEKLVPVQDLKAARAAFRSINERWEAIGHVPRDARPKVEGRMHAVERALQESEETEWRRTNPEARARAEGLTGQLQAAVDKLQGQIETARSAGNGAKADKLQRELDGRQALLDQALKGLHEFGG
- a CDS encoding RelA/SpoT family protein, with protein sequence MPDEAQPLAPRAERPGVSPAAKPEQPAAPAGKPAAPAPAKNGSAPAKAADQPRPEPAAPERQASTPAARPASAARPAAGQPARSGGSSNRVRARLARLGVQRSNPYNPVLEPLLRIVRSNDPKIETATLRQVERAYQVAERWHRGQKRKSGDPYITHPLAVTTILAELGMDPATLMAGLLHDTVEDTEYGLDTLRKDFGDQVALLVDGVTKLDKVKFGEAAQAETVRKMVVAMAKDPRVLVIKLADRLHNMRTMRYLKREKQEKKARETLEIYAPLAHRLGMNTIKWELEDLAFAILYPKMYDEIVRLVAERAPKRDEYLAIVTDEVQSDLRAARIKATVTGRPKHYYSVYQKMIVRGRDFAEIYDLVGIRVLVDTVRDCYAALGTVHARWNPVPGRFKDYIAMPKFNMYQSLHTTVIGPNGKPVELQIRTFDMHRRAEYGIAAHWKYKQEAVAGASKVRSDQPRTTGKDDHLNDMAWLRQLLDWQKETEDPGEFLESLRFDLSRNEVFVFTPKGDVIALPAGATPVDFSYAVHTEVGHRTIGARVNGRLVPLESTLDNGDLVEVFTSKAAGAGPSRDWLGFVKSPRARNKIRAWFSKERRDEAIEQGKDAIARAMRKQNLPIQRILTGDSLVTLAHEMRYPDISSLYAAIGEGHVAAQGVVQKLVQALGGEEAATEEIDESVPPARGRGRKRRSNADPGVVVKGVDDVWVKLARCCTPVPGDPIMGFVTRGSGVSVHRTDCVNVDSLSREPERILEVEWAPTQSSVFLVAIQVEALDRSRLLSDVTRVLSDQHVNILSAAVQTSRDRVATSRFTFEMGDPKHLGHVLKAVRGVEGVYDVYRVTSARRPSEA
- a CDS encoding adenine phosphoribosyltransferase, with the protein product MTGIEELLLSRIRDVPDYPEPGVMFKDITPLLADPAAFTALTEALAGISVRNGATKIVGLEARGFILGAPVAVRAGLGFIPVRKAGKLPGATLSQSYELEYGSAEIEVHAEDLAPGDRVMVVDDVLATGGTAEASLQLIRRAGAEVAGVAVLMELGFLSGRARLEPALDGAPLEALLTV
- the secF gene encoding protein translocase subunit SecF — translated: MSKLGTLGARLHRGEIGYDFVGKRKIWYGVSILITITAILGLAVRGLNMGIEFQGGAVFTTERTSVSVSQAETYAEEASGHDAIVQKLGNGGLRIQVAGVDTGKSDQIKKDLSKDLKVDPEKINADLVGPSWGDQIANKAWQGLAIFMVLVVIYLAIAFEWRMAAAALVALIHDITITVGVYALVGFEVTPGTVIGLLTILGYSLYDTVVVFDSLKEQTKDITKQTRYTYSEIADRSINGTLVRSINTTVVALLPVAGLLFIGGGVLGAGMLNDISLSLFVGLAAGAYSSIFIATPLVADLKEREPQIKALRKRVLAKRAAAAAKGESLEAPVVERSYDDEEPDDDATPAVVGPRAQRAQPSSRSRGRGRPSGKRR
- the secD gene encoding protein translocase subunit SecD, giving the protein MAAPKKGRQGTQGRPGRTLALILIAIVALTGGMFASGHTTPRLGIDLAGGTSITLQAKNEPGQKNAINKTNMDTAVDIMNRRVNGLGVSEAEVQTQGDSNIIVNIPKGTNSEQAREQVGTTAKLYFRPVLVTEVTGADAATPSPSASGSSSASPSASAKESEKATSSSSPSASATSQGRAVTDALKADPTPSGSSTGSESAAASPSASASTDPATAKLQAEYTKLDCSKKTVRAKAGDGVKAGDPTVACGQNSQGQWQKYILGPAEVEGTDVDKASAVFDTQGAAGWKVTMDFTGKGGKKFASITGKLAQNQSPQNQFAIVLDGEVVSDPYVSQALTGGTAEISGSFDQQEAQDLANMLSYGALPLTFTEASVTTVTAALGGEQLEAGLIAGAIGLALVIIYLVVYYRGLSMIAIASLLVSAVMTYVIMSLLGPTIGFALNLPAVCGAIVAIGITADSFIVFFERIRDEIREGRRMRPAVERAWPRARRTILVSDFVSFLAAAVLFVVTVGKVQGFAFTLGLTTLLDVVVVFFFTKPLMTLLARRKFFAEGHSWSGLDPKRLGVQPPLRRTRRASAPVDTKEA
- the yajC gene encoding preprotein translocase subunit YajC codes for the protein MSLVTLLPFIVLIGAMFLMTRSAKKKQNAAAQMRNEMQPGTGVRTIGGMYATVKEVNEETVLLDAGPGVDLLFAKNAIGAVLGDDEYNRIVHGIEHDLKSDESVVPDDASSLTETDESADVSDDKHIDLGKKDAADEPVAEPTAESVVEPADESAAAEPKKTDAAELKKSDGESDTK
- the ruvB gene encoding Holliday junction branch migration DNA helicase RuvB, with translation MNWDETTDDGSGERLVGAAGDREEQAVEAALRPKDLGEFIGQEKVREQLDLVLRAARARGATADHVLLSGAPGLGKTTLSMIIAAEMEAPIRITSGPAIQHAGDLAAILSSLQEGEVLFLDEIHRMSRPAEEMLYMAMEDFRVDVIVGKGPGATAIPLELPPFTLVGATTRAGLLPPPLRDRFGFTAHMEFYEPAELERVIHRSAHLLDVEIDTDGAAEIAGRSRGTPRIANRLLRRVRDYAQVKADGVIDQAISGAALAVYEVDSRGLDRLDRGVLEALLKLFGGGPVGLSTLAVAVGEERETVEEVAEPFLVREGLLARTPRGRVATPAAWAHLGLTPPRSSTGGNGQGDLFGA